A stretch of Dyella sp. BiH032 DNA encodes these proteins:
- a CDS encoding phosphatidylglycerophosphatase A: protein MTQKKTLTAEQRRRLTSSLAGWIACGFGSGLAPKAQGTFGSLAALLPWLLLRHLPLPLYIGIVVLAFALGVWACGIAGRALGVDDHRSLVWDEFVGQWIALVPALFAPWWAVLAGFALFRLFDVAKPWPIGWLDRRWKGGLGVMADDAVAGLFAALVLWGGLALFG from the coding sequence ATGACTCAGAAGAAAACCCTGACCGCCGAGCAGCGCCGCCGGCTTACTTCGTCCCTCGCGGGTTGGATCGCCTGTGGCTTCGGTTCCGGACTCGCGCCGAAGGCGCAGGGCACTTTCGGTTCGCTGGCCGCGCTGCTGCCCTGGCTGCTGCTGCGCCACCTGCCGCTGCCTCTGTATATCGGCATCGTTGTCCTCGCCTTTGCGCTCGGCGTATGGGCCTGCGGCATCGCCGGGCGCGCGCTGGGCGTGGACGACCATCGCAGTCTGGTCTGGGACGAGTTCGTCGGTCAGTGGATCGCCCTGGTGCCGGCGTTGTTCGCGCCGTGGTGGGCGGTTCTTGCGGGCTTCGCGCTGTTCCGGTTGTTCGACGTGGCCAAGCCCTGGCCGATCGGATGGCTGGATCGGCGATGGAAAGGAGGGCTGGGTGTGATGGCGGACGACGCGGTGGCCGGTCTGTTCGCGGCCCTGGTGTTGTGGGGCGGTCTCGCCCTGTTCGGCTGA
- the nusB gene encoding transcription antitermination factor NusB, with amino-acid sequence MNPRTDGIDLAARSRARRRALQALYAWQLSGSGIDSVIQQFQHEQDMEVADLDYFEDLLHGVEHNLAAIDESLKPYVDREIDQIDPIERAALRMAAYELKYRPDVPYRVVINEAIEVTKRFGADHGHSYVNGVLDKLAAQLRAVEKKG; translated from the coding sequence ATGAACCCTCGTACCGACGGCATCGACCTGGCCGCGCGCTCGCGCGCCCGCCGCCGCGCGCTGCAGGCGCTGTATGCGTGGCAGCTCAGCGGGAGCGGCATCGATTCGGTGATCCAGCAGTTCCAGCACGAGCAGGACATGGAAGTGGCCGACCTCGATTATTTCGAGGACCTGCTGCACGGCGTGGAGCACAACCTCGCCGCCATCGACGAGAGCCTCAAGCCGTACGTCGATCGCGAGATCGACCAGATCGACCCGATCGAGCGCGCTGCGCTGCGCATGGCGGCCTACGAGCTGAAGTACCGCCCGGACGTGCCGTACCGCGTGGTGATCAACGAAGCCATCGAAGTCACCAAGCGCTTCGGCGCCGACCACGGCCACAGCTACGTCAACGGCGTGCTGGACAAGCTGGCCGCGCAGCTGCGCGCGGTGGAAAAGAAGGGCTGA
- the ribBA gene encoding bifunctional 3,4-dihydroxy-2-butanone-4-phosphate synthase/GTP cyclohydrolase II — protein MAFNTIPEILEDIRAGRMVVILDDEDRENEGDLIMAAQMVRPEDINFMVREARGLVCLTLTEQRTRQLGLRPMVSDNTSPYHTNFTVSIEAAEGVTTGISAHDRARTIQVAVKSDAKPQDLSQPGHIFPLTAQPGGVLTRAGHTEAGCDLAALAGLEPSAVLIEILHEDGSMARRPELEVFAKRHGLKIGTIADLIRYRLETEKTVQRVHEEEVATEFGPFRLVAYRDAIRHGLHFALVRGKVNDGAPVLTRVHVRNTLSDVLHLQREDLGLTVTSALRRIADEGRGVLLVLSGEDTPDALLRRLSRQPSAQAPEEAQQQEWRQLGLGAQMLADLGVHRLRVLGTPRKLVGLGGFGLEVVEHV, from the coding sequence ATGGCTTTCAACACCATCCCAGAGATCCTGGAAGACATCCGCGCCGGCCGCATGGTCGTGATTCTCGACGACGAGGACCGCGAGAACGAAGGCGACCTGATCATGGCCGCGCAGATGGTGCGGCCCGAGGACATCAATTTCATGGTGCGCGAGGCGCGCGGCCTGGTGTGCCTCACGCTTACCGAGCAGCGCACGCGGCAGCTCGGCCTGCGCCCGATGGTCAGCGACAACACCTCGCCGTACCACACCAACTTCACCGTCTCGATCGAAGCCGCCGAAGGCGTCACCACCGGCATTTCGGCGCACGATCGCGCGCGCACCATCCAGGTGGCGGTGAAGTCGGATGCCAAGCCGCAAGACCTCTCGCAGCCCGGCCACATCTTCCCGCTCACGGCGCAGCCCGGCGGCGTGCTCACCCGCGCCGGCCATACAGAAGCGGGCTGCGATCTGGCCGCCTTGGCCGGGCTGGAGCCGTCCGCAGTGCTGATCGAGATCCTGCACGAGGACGGCTCGATGGCGCGCCGGCCGGAACTGGAGGTCTTCGCGAAGAGGCACGGCCTGAAGATCGGCACTATCGCCGACCTGATCCGCTACCGCCTGGAAACCGAGAAGACCGTGCAGCGCGTGCACGAGGAAGAAGTCGCGACCGAATTCGGGCCGTTCCGCCTGGTGGCGTACCGCGACGCGATCCGCCACGGCCTGCACTTCGCGCTGGTCCGCGGCAAGGTCAACGATGGCGCGCCGGTGCTCACCCGCGTGCACGTGCGCAATACCTTGTCGGACGTGCTCCACCTGCAGCGCGAGGACCTGGGCCTGACCGTCACTTCCGCGCTGCGCCGCATCGCTGACGAAGGACGGGGCGTACTGCTGGTGCTCTCCGGCGAAGACACCCCCGACGCGCTGCTGCGGCGCCTGAGTCGCCAACCGTCGGCACAAGCGCCTGAGGAGGCCCAGCAGCAGGAATGGCGTCAGCTCGGCCTGGGCGCGCAGATGCTGGCGGACCTGGGCGTGCATCGGCTGCGCGTGCTGGGCACGCCGCGCAAGCTGGTCGGCCTGGGCGGCTTCGGCCTGGAAGTCGTCGAGCACGTCTGA
- the thiL gene encoding thiamine-phosphate kinase, giving the protein MEFRLIDRIRERTAQGRDDVRLGIGDDAALLAVPEGQELAVAIDTMVEGVHFLRGTAPADLGWKSLAVNLSDLAAMGATPAWALLALTLPRDGSAAERSHFIDDFADGFAQLAQPHRLALVGGDTTSGPLVISVAVHGFVPPGKALRRAGAKLGDVVMVTGTLGDAAAGLHLLQRGGQEDRHGAQGAYLVERLHRPAPRIAAGLALRDRASACLDVSDGLLADLNHLCEASGVGAEIESALLPRSPALLALFDEASARDFALSGGDDYELCFTVPASRAAEVQADLARLGCGATRIGRIVEGEGVRVRGEDGRWLEPMRQGWDHFAA; this is encoded by the coding sequence ATGGAATTTCGCCTCATCGACCGCATTCGCGAGCGCACCGCACAGGGGCGTGACGACGTGCGCCTGGGTATCGGCGACGACGCGGCGCTGCTGGCGGTGCCCGAAGGGCAGGAGCTGGCGGTGGCGATCGACACCATGGTGGAAGGCGTGCACTTCCTGCGCGGCACGGCGCCAGCGGATCTCGGCTGGAAATCGCTGGCCGTGAATCTCTCCGACCTCGCCGCGATGGGTGCCACGCCCGCCTGGGCGCTGCTGGCCTTGACCTTGCCGCGCGACGGATCGGCCGCAGAGCGGAGCCACTTCATCGACGATTTCGCAGACGGCTTTGCACAGCTCGCGCAACCGCACCGGCTGGCGCTGGTGGGCGGGGATACGACGAGCGGTCCGCTGGTGATCAGCGTGGCGGTGCATGGATTCGTGCCGCCGGGCAAGGCTTTGCGCCGTGCTGGCGCCAAGCTGGGCGACGTGGTCATGGTCACCGGCACCCTGGGCGATGCGGCCGCGGGCCTGCATCTTCTGCAGCGCGGCGGGCAGGAGGATCGCCATGGCGCCCAGGGCGCCTACCTGGTGGAGCGTCTGCATCGGCCCGCGCCGCGCATCGCGGCGGGCTTGGCTTTGCGTGACCGCGCCAGCGCATGCCTGGATGTATCGGACGGATTGCTCGCCGACCTGAACCACTTGTGCGAAGCCAGCGGTGTCGGCGCGGAAATCGAAAGCGCACTGCTGCCGCGTTCGCCGGCACTGCTGGCGTTGTTCGACGAAGCATCTGCACGCGACTTCGCATTGAGCGGAGGCGACGACTACGAGCTCTGCTTCACCGTGCCTGCTTCGCGAGCCGCCGAGGTGCAGGCCGATCTGGCACGGCTGGGTTGCGGAGCGACGCGGATCGGTCGCATCGTCGAAGGCGAGGGTGTGCGCGTGCGCGGCGAGGACGGCCGCTGGTTGGAACCGATGCGCCAAGGCTGGGATCATTTCGCCGCATGA
- a CDS encoding riboflavin synthase, with protein sequence MFTGIIQSVGRIARLEPRGGDVRLYVDTADLDLADVQLGDSIAVSGVCLTAVTLEPRGFSADVSNETLSLTTLGKHKAGDPVNLEKALRLADRLGGHLVSGHVDGVGKVVSVTPDGRSLRWVFEAPANLARYIAAKGSICIDGTSLTVNEVNGHRFGVNLIPHTVEHTAFKTRRPGDAVNLEVDVVARYIERLIGSGEPPRLDENFLKQHGFA encoded by the coding sequence ATGTTCACCGGCATCATCCAGAGCGTGGGCCGCATCGCGCGGCTCGAACCGCGCGGCGGCGACGTGCGCTTGTACGTCGACACCGCCGACCTCGACCTTGCCGACGTGCAACTGGGCGACAGCATCGCCGTCTCCGGCGTCTGCCTGACCGCCGTGACGCTGGAGCCGCGCGGCTTCAGCGCGGACGTCTCCAACGAGACCCTTTCGCTCACCACGCTCGGCAAGCACAAGGCCGGCGATCCGGTGAACCTCGAAAAGGCGCTGCGCCTGGCCGACCGGCTCGGCGGACATCTTGTGTCCGGCCACGTCGACGGCGTGGGCAAGGTGGTCTCGGTGACGCCGGACGGACGCTCGCTGCGCTGGGTGTTCGAGGCGCCCGCGAACCTCGCGCGCTACATCGCCGCCAAGGGCTCGATCTGCATCGACGGCACCAGCCTCACGGTCAATGAGGTGAACGGGCATCGTTTCGGCGTGAACCTGATCCCGCACACGGTCGAGCACACCGCGTTCAAGACGCGCCGCCCCGGCGACGCCGTCAACCTGGAAGTGGACGTGGTGGCGCGCTACATCGAGCGCCTGATCGGCAGCGGCGAGCCGCCGCGGCTGGACGAAAACTTCCTCAAGCAGCACGGCTTCGCCTGA
- a CDS encoding nuclear transport factor 2 family protein, translating into MHVRRFSPFRSLLPACAALAALATAPLHAATPEEKAVLAPFQALLDGIGKRDHEMMRAALLPGGMITLTRPEKTTQLHFDAFIDHVPTSGTQKLEERIHDPLVKIDDNIAMIWAPYEFLIDGKVDHCGTDIAHLVKRDGKWLIAGIADNGRKECGTSK; encoded by the coding sequence ATGCACGTCCGTCGATTCTCGCCGTTCCGTTCATTGCTTCCCGCCTGCGCCGCTCTGGCCGCGCTGGCGACCGCCCCGCTCCATGCCGCCACGCCGGAAGAAAAAGCCGTGCTCGCGCCCTTCCAGGCGCTGCTCGACGGCATCGGCAAGCGCGACCACGAGATGATGCGCGCCGCCCTGCTTCCCGGCGGCATGATCACGCTCACTCGCCCCGAGAAGACGACCCAGCTGCATTTCGATGCCTTCATCGACCACGTGCCGACCAGCGGCACGCAGAAACTGGAAGAGCGCATCCACGACCCGCTGGTGAAGATCGACGACAACATCGCGATGATCTGGGCGCCGTACGAGTTCCTCATCGACGGCAAGGTGGATCATTGCGGCACCGACATCGCGCACCTGGTGAAGCGCGACGGGAAATGGCTGATCGCGGGCATCGCGGACAATGGCCGGAAAGAGTGCGGAACAAGTAAATAG
- a CDS encoding Ig-like domain-containing protein — protein MRDQSDSFRTEVRDFSQNLTLSDQGSRNGAFPFITEVFDNAGQQQGALDSGDITDARQPVISGRGIAGTVIVIDIRPGSGLQFVTVDRDGNWTYTPNTPLADGTHLISVYQQGAPGIRDTFILNVNQEGFSRPVVNGAFDDAGDVTGLLPSGSSTDDRRPTFTGSGATPNGVLRAGFGPHVFEIRADADGHWSWTPPIDMTDGVHFVTFRDLSSGTFSDVFTLTVGAVTPAPVTPTIDLAFDNAGASQGGIANGSSTDDTRPTLRGSAAPNEQVSIYDNGFLVATVMTDRFGQWSWESAIDLAAGPHNFQVRSGDQASNTFTLNLEPAAPEAPAIQSAFDNVGPEQGGLFSGAVTDDMRPTLRGSAAPNTQVSIYDNGVLIATVTADQNGRWNWESPTDLAEGSHSFQVRAGDQTSDSFVLILEPAQAQPVTPVIHSVLDNVGDSIGALAYGSTTDDMRPTLRGTAAPYAVVSIYDNGVLVATVKADYYGQWQWESPTDLAAGPHSFQVSAGDQTSQAFALTLQPASQPQLPSILSALDDVGSEQGELSNGGVTDDARPRLSGTGEPGSYVHIYDNGRLLGYTMVDAQGRWTYTPDGLADGDHTFTAITAKGSSDAFTLTIQGGGYSDKPIFQSVMDNAGSAQGELANSDRTDDTTPTFSGLAKPGSWVTIRDGGIIIGQVQAGENGHWSFTPRAELTAGEHTFQISNEYGQSWFQLTIAPPVASIVSVLDDVGNEQGQLASGATTDDNRPTLTGMGAPNGYVFLYDHGQLMAQVFTDAQGRWTYTPDALSDGQHAFTVKNQHGSSETFSLNVQGGDNGGGVEDAPKIVSVIDNVGPEQGELANGATTDDYTPTLIGTTRPGALVAIHAYGYQIAVVRADEHGNWTYTLENDFPGQVTITASNSFGESSFDIVFANKEGHAAITSVFDNTGAQQGALANGTTTDDSTPTLVGMAKPGAPVIIRANGQVIGQAFVEADGSWTFTPSALPPGHYTFTASNPLGETSFQLTIEAGETPKPAAIDQIFDDAGAEQGALGFGATTDDARPTLSGSGTPFTTVTIYDNGAAIGQAFVGQDGRWSWEPAADLINGQHNFRVAAPGELPSEAFTVNVLAQAAGDRPQIAFGIDNAGNEEGLLFNGGVTDDRTPDLSGQATPGITLTIYLNGVAIDTVGVDGGGNWRWIVTSDLPPGDHVFTVAGPKGVHSEPFELKILPPAPEVLSMYDDVGAQQGEFTDGSAGTVTDDARPRFSGTGEPGSTIYIYDVHNTSGTGGTLLGSVEVGADGRWTFTPDQGLLDGIHLISSSYTADGQNQGTPIAIQVDTTGTIAPQAHADAGNESAQGDIDALSLGDVLADEGPALFSAHDAAGEVVTDIAAQLANVDIGLGDVTSAGIDGLAAAHATAASDLLSQWEVVHPTVH, from the coding sequence TGGCATCCGCGACACCTTCATCCTCAATGTCAATCAGGAGGGGTTTTCCCGGCCGGTGGTGAACGGAGCCTTCGATGATGCAGGCGATGTCACGGGGCTGCTGCCCAGCGGATCGAGCACGGACGATCGCCGTCCGACCTTCACAGGTTCGGGCGCTACACCGAATGGCGTGTTGCGCGCAGGCTTCGGCCCCCATGTGTTCGAGATCCGGGCGGATGCAGATGGCCATTGGAGCTGGACACCGCCGATCGACATGACGGACGGCGTGCATTTCGTGACCTTCCGGGATCTCAGCAGCGGCACGTTCAGCGATGTCTTCACACTCACTGTTGGGGCTGTAACGCCGGCACCCGTGACGCCGACCATCGATCTTGCGTTCGACAATGCCGGCGCATCGCAGGGTGGCATTGCCAATGGATCTTCCACCGACGACACGCGCCCGACGCTGCGCGGCAGCGCCGCACCGAACGAGCAGGTGTCCATCTATGACAATGGCTTTCTCGTCGCCACCGTCATGACGGACCGCTTCGGTCAGTGGAGCTGGGAAAGCGCCATCGACCTCGCCGCAGGCCCCCACAACTTCCAGGTGCGTTCGGGCGATCAGGCCAGCAATACCTTCACTCTGAATCTGGAACCGGCCGCGCCGGAAGCTCCAGCGATCCAGTCGGCGTTCGACAATGTCGGCCCCGAGCAAGGCGGCCTTTTCAGCGGCGCCGTTACCGACGACATGCGCCCGACCCTGCGCGGCAGCGCTGCACCGAATACGCAGGTGTCGATCTATGACAATGGCGTCCTCATCGCGACCGTCACCGCGGATCAAAACGGGCGGTGGAACTGGGAAAGCCCCACTGACCTCGCCGAAGGCTCCCACAGCTTCCAGGTGCGTGCCGGCGATCAGACCAGCGATAGCTTTGTCCTGATTCTTGAGCCGGCGCAGGCTCAGCCCGTGACGCCAGTCATCCATTCAGTGCTCGACAACGTCGGCGATTCGATCGGCGCCCTTGCCTACGGCTCGACCACCGACGACATGCGTCCGACGCTGCGCGGTACCGCTGCGCCCTACGCAGTAGTGTCCATTTATGACAACGGTGTTCTTGTCGCGACGGTCAAGGCGGACTACTACGGGCAATGGCAGTGGGAAAGCCCCACCGACCTGGCCGCCGGCCCCCATAGCTTCCAGGTAAGCGCGGGCGACCAGACCAGCCAGGCGTTCGCGCTGACGCTGCAGCCCGCCTCGCAGCCCCAACTGCCGAGCATTCTTTCGGCGCTCGACGACGTCGGCTCCGAACAGGGCGAGCTGTCCAACGGTGGCGTCACCGACGATGCCCGTCCGCGCCTCTCCGGTACCGGCGAGCCGGGCAGCTATGTGCACATCTACGACAATGGCCGCCTGCTCGGCTACACCATGGTCGATGCGCAGGGTCGCTGGACGTACACGCCGGATGGATTGGCGGATGGCGACCACACCTTCACGGCCATCACGGCGAAGGGTTCCAGCGATGCGTTCACGTTGACCATCCAGGGTGGCGGCTACAGCGACAAGCCGATCTTCCAGTCGGTGATGGACAACGCCGGCAGCGCCCAGGGCGAACTGGCCAACAGCGACCGCACCGACGACACCACGCCGACGTTCTCCGGCTTGGCCAAGCCCGGTTCATGGGTCACCATTCGCGACGGCGGCATCATCATCGGCCAGGTGCAGGCTGGCGAGAACGGGCACTGGAGCTTCACCCCGCGTGCGGAACTGACGGCGGGCGAGCACACGTTCCAGATTTCCAACGAGTACGGCCAGAGCTGGTTCCAGCTCACCATCGCTCCGCCAGTGGCGAGCATCGTGTCGGTTCTCGACGACGTCGGTAATGAACAAGGCCAGCTGGCTAGCGGCGCCACCACGGATGACAACCGTCCGACGCTCACTGGCATGGGCGCCCCGAATGGCTACGTCTTCCTCTACGACCACGGCCAATTGATGGCCCAGGTGTTCACGGACGCTCAGGGTCGCTGGACCTACACCCCCGACGCCCTCAGCGACGGCCAGCACGCGTTCACCGTGAAGAACCAGCACGGTTCCAGCGAGACGTTCTCCCTGAATGTCCAGGGCGGCGACAACGGCGGCGGCGTCGAAGATGCCCCGAAGATCGTTTCCGTGATCGACAACGTGGGACCAGAACAGGGGGAACTCGCCAACGGCGCTACCACTGACGACTACACGCCCACGCTGATCGGCACCACTCGGCCGGGAGCGCTCGTAGCCATCCATGCCTATGGTTATCAAATTGCCGTCGTACGCGCTGACGAGCATGGCAACTGGACCTATACGCTGGAGAACGACTTCCCCGGCCAAGTGACCATTACCGCGTCCAACAGCTTTGGCGAAAGTTCGTTCGACATCGTCTTCGCAAACAAGGAAGGACACGCCGCCATTACGTCTGTCTTCGACAACACGGGCGCACAGCAAGGCGCGCTTGCCAATGGCACCACGACAGATGACAGCACGCCCACCTTGGTCGGCATGGCCAAACCCGGCGCGCCGGTGATCATCCGTGCTAATGGCCAGGTCATCGGCCAGGCGTTCGTGGAAGCGGATGGCAGCTGGACCTTCACGCCTTCTGCCCTGCCCCCGGGCCATTACACCTTTACCGCCTCCAATCCCTTGGGAGAGACCTCGTTCCAGCTCACCATTGAAGCGGGCGAAACTCCGAAGCCGGCTGCGATCGATCAGATTTTCGACGACGCAGGCGCGGAACAAGGTGCGCTTGGCTTCGGTGCCACCACGGACGACGCACGCCCCACGCTTTCCGGCTCCGGAACGCCCTTCACCACTGTCACCATCTACGACAACGGCGCGGCCATCGGCCAGGCCTTCGTCGGCCAGGACGGTCGCTGGAGCTGGGAACCTGCTGCCGATCTGATCAACGGTCAGCACAACTTCCGGGTGGCTGCGCCCGGCGAGCTGCCCAGCGAGGCGTTCACGGTGAACGTGTTGGCCCAGGCGGCCGGTGATCGGCCGCAGATTGCCTTTGGCATCGACAATGCGGGCAATGAGGAGGGCCTGTTGTTCAATGGCGGCGTGACGGATGACCGGACTCCCGACTTGAGCGGCCAGGCGACGCCCGGTATCACGCTGACGATCTACCTCAACGGTGTTGCCATCGATACCGTGGGCGTCGACGGCGGCGGCAACTGGCGGTGGATCGTGACCTCGGACCTGCCGCCGGGCGACCACGTATTCACCGTGGCCGGTCCCAAAGGGGTGCACAGCGAGCCGTTCGAGCTGAAGATCCTGCCGCCGGCGCCGGAAGTGCTGAGCATGTACGACGACGTCGGTGCCCAGCAGGGCGAGTTCACCGACGGTTCGGCGGGCACGGTCACTGACGATGCCCGTCCGCGCTTCTCGGGTACCGGCGAGCCGGGCTCCACCATCTACATCTACGATGTCCACAACACGTCGGGCACCGGCGGCACGCTGCTGGGCAGCGTGGAAGTGGGGGCCGACGGCCGCTGGACGTTCACGCCGGACCAGGGCCTGCTGGATGGCATCCATCTGATCTCGTCGTCCTACACGGCCGACGGCCAGAATCAGGGCACTCCGATCGCCATCCAGGTCGATACGACCGGCACGATTGCTCCACAGGCCCATGCCGACGCCGGCAACGAGTCGGCGCAAGGCGACATCGACGCGCTCTCGCTGGGCGACGTGCTGGCCGATGAAGGCCCGGCGTTGTTCAGTGCTCATGATGCGGCGGGAGAGGTCGTGACGGACATCGCCGCCCAGCTGGCGAACGTGGATATCGGTCTCGGCGACGTCACGTCCGCAGGTATCGACGGTCTGGCCGCGGCACACGCCACGGCGGCATCCGACCTGCTGAGCCAGTGGGAGGTGGTCCACCCGACGGTGCATTGA
- a CDS encoding GNAT family N-acetyltransferase — protein sequence MAAAPVSEVPVLETARLRLRAHHPDDHPACTALWSDPLVTRFIGGRPFSSEETWRRMLASRGLWGMLGYGYWAVEEKDGGHYVGDVGFADFRREFDPSLVGMLEFGWVLSPAVHGKGYASEAVAAATAWASATLPQMRAVCIIAPDNLASIRVAERAGFSEWQRSVYHGEPTIVFRR from the coding sequence ATGGCCGCCGCGCCGGTCAGCGAGGTGCCGGTGCTGGAGACCGCGCGGCTCCGGCTGCGCGCGCATCACCCGGACGATCACCCGGCCTGCACGGCTCTGTGGAGCGATCCGCTGGTGACGCGATTCATCGGCGGACGCCCGTTCTCCAGCGAGGAAACCTGGCGGCGCATGCTGGCCTCGCGCGGCCTGTGGGGCATGCTGGGATACGGCTACTGGGCCGTGGAAGAGAAGGACGGCGGACATTACGTCGGCGATGTCGGCTTCGCCGATTTCCGGCGCGAATTCGATCCGTCGCTGGTTGGAATGCTCGAATTCGGCTGGGTTCTGTCGCCGGCCGTACACGGCAAGGGCTACGCCAGCGAAGCCGTCGCGGCGGCGACCGCATGGGCGTCCGCCACGCTGCCGCAGATGCGCGCCGTGTGCATCATCGCACCGGACAACCTGGCTTCGATCCGCGTGGCCGAAAGAGCCGGGTTCAGCGAGTGGCAGCGCAGCGTGTACCACGGCGAGCCGACGATCGTTTTCCGCCGTTAG
- the ribE gene encoding 6,7-dimethyl-8-ribityllumazine synthase, which translates to MPMNIIEGDFSTPKGRFAIVAGRFNGFVVEALVAGARDALVRHGVQDEAIDLVRVPGAWEIALAAHKLANSGKYAAVIALGAVIRGSTPHFDFVAGECAKGLAQSAYSSGVPVAFGVLTTDTIEQAIERSGTKAGNKGADAAMAVLEMVNLYGKL; encoded by the coding sequence ATACCCATGAATATCATCGAAGGCGATTTCTCCACGCCCAAGGGCCGCTTTGCCATCGTCGCCGGCCGTTTCAACGGCTTCGTGGTCGAGGCGTTGGTGGCCGGCGCGCGCGACGCGCTGGTGCGCCACGGCGTGCAGGACGAGGCCATCGACCTGGTCCGTGTGCCGGGTGCCTGGGAAATCGCGCTGGCCGCCCACAAGCTGGCCAACTCCGGCAAGTACGCCGCGGTCATTGCGCTGGGCGCAGTCATCCGCGGTTCCACGCCGCATTTCGACTTCGTCGCCGGCGAGTGCGCCAAGGGCCTGGCCCAGTCCGCCTACAGCTCCGGCGTGCCGGTCGCCTTCGGCGTGCTGACCACCGACACCATCGAGCAGGCCATCGAGCGTTCCGGCACCAAGGCCGGCAACAAGGGCGCCGACGCCGCCATGGCCGTGCTGGAGATGGTCAACCTTTACGGAAAGCTGTGA
- the ldcA gene encoding muramoyltetrapeptide carboxypeptidase: MTVIRLIAPSGYPHDHAAVKRGIARLRAAGCTLEGLDVLDRAELRYAGSDDQRVADLNALASLDELPDIVLAIRGGYGATRLLEQLDYGALRERLADTATVLVGHSDFTAIQLALYAQSGLVTFGGPMLGADFGAPELHPLMWEHFWRTVAGPQSTAIWATPREEELDVEGPLWGGNLAVLCSLIGTPYFPRIEGGILFVEDVGEPPYRIERLLYQLHLSGVLDRQQALVLGHFSQCRPAAYDNGYDLDAAFDQIGRAARVPVVRELPFGHEPDKFTLPFGAAARLRVADGEARLSFGGYPHLAAAESRPDPGTLPQIP, from the coding sequence ATGACCGTCATCCGATTGATCGCTCCCTCCGGCTACCCCCACGACCACGCGGCGGTGAAGCGCGGCATTGCGCGGCTGCGCGCAGCCGGCTGCACGCTGGAGGGTCTGGACGTGCTTGATCGTGCCGAACTGCGCTACGCCGGTTCGGACGACCAGCGCGTGGCCGACCTCAATGCGCTGGCCAGCCTGGACGAACTGCCGGACATCGTCCTGGCGATCCGCGGCGGCTATGGAGCCACCCGCCTGCTCGAACAGCTCGACTATGGCGCGCTGCGCGAGCGGCTGGCCGATACCGCCACGGTGCTGGTCGGGCATAGCGACTTCACGGCGATCCAGCTGGCGCTGTACGCGCAAAGCGGCCTGGTCACTTTCGGCGGCCCCATGCTGGGCGCGGATTTCGGCGCCCCCGAGCTTCATCCGCTGATGTGGGAGCATTTCTGGCGCACCGTGGCCGGGCCGCAGTCGACCGCGATCTGGGCGACGCCCCGCGAAGAGGAACTGGACGTCGAGGGTCCCCTCTGGGGCGGCAACCTCGCCGTGCTGTGCAGCCTGATCGGTACGCCGTACTTTCCGCGCATCGAGGGCGGCATCCTGTTCGTCGAGGATGTAGGCGAACCGCCTTACCGCATCGAGCGGCTGCTGTACCAACTGCATCTGTCCGGCGTGCTCGACCGGCAGCAGGCCCTGGTGCTGGGCCATTTCAGCCAGTGCCGGCCGGCCGCCTACGACAATGGCTACGACCTCGATGCCGCGTTCGACCAGATCGGCCGCGCGGCGCGGGTGCCGGTGGTCCGGGAGCTGCCGTTCGGCCACGAGCCGGACAAGTTCACCCTGCCGTTTGGCGCGGCCGCGCGCCTGCGCGTGGCCGACGGGGAGGCCAGGCTGTCCTTCGGCGGCTACCCGCACCTGGCCGCGGCCGAGTCCCGGCCGGACCCGGGCACGCTGCCCCAAATCCCGTAA